The Mycetohabitans endofungorum genome contains a region encoding:
- a CDS encoding glutamate/aspartate ABC transporter substrate-binding protein: MNIKKAAFTLAALAALIGAAQAQETETLKKIKDSGVMVLGHRESSIPFSYYDEKQNVVGYSQEFALKIVEAVKHELKTPDLKVKLIPITSQNRIPLVQNGTIDIECGSTTNNLERQKQAVFSNTIFVVGTRLMTKRNSGIKDFADLKGKTVVTTAGTTSERLLRKMNQDHNMGMNIVSAKDHGESFLTLSTGRAAAFMMDDALLAGERAKSSNPGDFVIVGTPQTHEAYGCMMRKDDPAFKKVVDAAIAKVETSGEAAQIYKKWFESPIPPKGLNLNFPLSDDMKALFKNPNDKAMD, encoded by the coding sequence ATGAACATCAAGAAAGCCGCATTCACACTGGCTGCACTGGCCGCCCTTATCGGGGCTGCCCAGGCGCAGGAGACGGAGACGCTGAAGAAAATCAAGGATTCGGGCGTCATGGTGTTGGGGCACCGCGAGTCGTCGATTCCGTTCTCGTACTATGACGAGAAGCAGAACGTCGTGGGTTATTCGCAGGAGTTTGCGCTGAAGATCGTCGAGGCAGTCAAGCATGAACTGAAGACGCCCGATCTGAAGGTTAAGTTGATTCCGATCACGTCGCAAAACCGCATCCCGCTTGTACAGAACGGTACAATCGATATCGAGTGCGGCTCGACCACTAACAACCTGGAGCGGCAGAAGCAGGCGGTGTTCTCGAACACGATTTTCGTGGTCGGCACGCGGCTGATGACTAAGAGGAATTCGGGCATCAAGGACTTCGCTGACCTGAAGGGCAAGACGGTCGTGACCACGGCTGGCACAACGTCCGAACGGTTGCTGCGCAAGATGAACCAGGACCACAACATGGGCATGAACATCGTCAGTGCGAAGGACCATGGCGAGTCATTCTTGACGCTGTCGACCGGCCGTGCCGCCGCGTTCATGATGGATGATGCTCTGCTTGCCGGCGAACGTGCGAAGTCGAGTAATCCGGGCGACTTTGTGATCGTCGGCACCCCGCAAACGCACGAAGCGTACGGCTGCATGATGCGCAAGGACGACCCGGCGTTCAAGAAGGTCGTCGATGCGGCGATCGCGAAGGTCGAGACATCTGGTGAGGCGGCGCAGATCTACAAGAAGTGGTTTGAGTCCCCGATTCCGCCGAAAGGGCTGAACCTAAACTTTCCGTTGTCCGACGACATGAAGGCGCTATTCAAGAATCCGAACGACAAGGCGATGGACTGA
- a CDS encoding DUF3025 domain-containing protein — MADMSPLREAVARIDWSRPWFEPFRAHGMRWQRVLDTHGAGAWLSTMTQDAQAASLCIGAGLPLTFVAQSLLPPGTRYEAHIAATGCVPTRDNLHDFFNAASWFAFPRTKLATIGCSMAEARRQAGAPAPGNGRGPVRDALTHFDENGAIFVTSDGSLAEALHAFDWRRLFVEHRQAWPARCAVYVYGHALLEKLLAPYRACTAHAWVCQVEPDWFDAPAVQRQADVDVRVAAALVDDNVVECPPRQASRELAQKGGALTIARFSPLPVLGVPGWWAANANPRFYADTSVFRSGRRGPRHPC, encoded by the coding sequence ATGGCGGACATGTCACCGCTGCGCGAGGCCGTGGCGCGGATCGACTGGTCGCGACCGTGGTTCGAGCCGTTCCGGGCCCATGGGATGCGTTGGCAACGGGTGCTCGATACTCATGGGGCCGGCGCGTGGCTCAGCACGATGACGCAGGATGCCCAAGCGGCGTCGCTGTGCATCGGCGCTGGCCTGCCGCTGACCTTCGTGGCGCAGTCTCTGTTGCCGCCCGGCACGCGTTACGAAGCGCACATTGCTGCGACAGGTTGCGTGCCCACGCGCGATAATCTGCACGATTTCTTCAACGCGGCGAGTTGGTTTGCCTTTCCGCGGACCAAACTCGCCACGATTGGCTGCAGCATGGCCGAGGCGCGGCGGCAGGCAGGTGCGCCCGCGCCCGGCAACGGCAGGGGGCCGGTACGCGATGCGCTGACTCACTTTGACGAAAACGGCGCAATCTTTGTGACTTCCGATGGTTCGTTAGCTGAAGCGCTGCACGCTTTTGACTGGCGCCGTCTGTTTGTCGAGCATCGCCAGGCGTGGCCTGCGCGTTGTGCTGTATACGTGTACGGCCATGCGCTGCTGGAGAAGCTGCTCGCGCCGTATCGCGCATGCACTGCGCATGCATGGGTCTGCCAAGTCGAGCCGGACTGGTTCGATGCGCCCGCGGTGCAGCGTCAGGCCGACGTGGATGTCCGTGTCGCCGCGGCACTGGTCGATGATAACGTCGTCGAGTGCCCGCCACGGCAGGCGTCGCGCGAGCTTGCCCAAAAGGGCGGGGCGCTGACGATCGCGCGGTTTTCGCCGTTGCCTGTGCTGGGCGTGCCGGGCTGGTGGGCGGCCAACGCCAATCCGCGGTTCTACGCGGACACGTCGGTGTTCCGCAGCGGCCGGCGCGGGCCGCGCCACCCATGCTAA
- the pyrC gene encoding dihydroorotase: MNSSQSHSTAAGVGSSGATALTLARPDDWHLHVRDGALLEAVLPHTARQFGRAIIMPNLKPPVTTTAQAGAYRQRILAARPAHGPGAAFEPLMTLYLTDNTSPDEVRRARESGFVHGVKLYPAGATTNSDAGVTDLRHCTATLEAMQQTGLPLLVHGEVTDPSIDVFDREKVFIDRVLEPLRRDFPALKVVFEHITTRDAAQYVRDADAASGTLGATITAHHLLLNRNAMLVGGIRPHYYCLPVLKREAHRVALVEAATSGHPRFFLGTDSAPHPKGLKEHACGCAGCYTALHALELYAQAFDEAGALDRLEGFASFYGADFYGLPRATDTVTLERASWTLPEAIDAGGISVVPLKAGEALGWKLR, encoded by the coding sequence ATGAACTCGTCCCAGTCCCATTCCACCGCAGCCGGCGTCGGCTCGTCGGGCGCCACTGCGCTGACTCTCGCCCGTCCCGATGATTGGCATTTGCACGTGCGTGACGGCGCGCTGCTCGAAGCGGTGCTGCCGCATACTGCCCGGCAGTTTGGCCGCGCGATCATCATGCCGAATCTGAAGCCGCCGGTCACCACGACCGCGCAGGCCGGCGCTTATCGGCAGCGAATCCTTGCCGCGCGTCCCGCGCACGGCCCTGGTGCAGCGTTTGAGCCGCTGATGACGCTGTATCTGACCGACAACACGTCGCCGGACGAAGTCCGGCGGGCTCGCGAAAGCGGCTTCGTGCATGGCGTGAAGCTGTATCCAGCCGGTGCGACGACCAACTCGGACGCCGGTGTCACGGATCTGCGCCACTGCACGGCTACGCTGGAGGCGATGCAGCAGACCGGCCTGCCGCTGCTGGTGCACGGCGAAGTGACAGACCCATCGATCGATGTGTTCGATCGCGAAAAGGTGTTTATCGACCGAGTGCTCGAGCCGTTGCGGCGCGATTTCCCTGCGCTCAAGGTGGTGTTCGAGCACATCACGACGCGCGACGCCGCGCAGTATGTGCGCGACGCGGATGCAGCGTCGGGCACGCTGGGCGCAACGATTACCGCCCACCACTTGCTGCTGAATCGCAACGCGATGCTGGTCGGTGGCATCCGCCCGCATTATTACTGCCTGCCGGTGCTTAAGCGCGAGGCGCACCGCGTGGCGCTCGTCGAGGCGGCCACCTCGGGTCATCCGCGCTTTTTCCTCGGCACCGACAGCGCGCCGCATCCGAAGGGCCTGAAGGAGCACGCGTGCGGCTGTGCCGGTTGCTACACGGCGCTGCATGCGCTGGAGTTATACGCGCAGGCCTTTGACGAGGCCGGCGCCCTGGATCGGTTGGAAGGCTTTGCGAGCTTTTATGGCGCCGACTTCTATGGATTACCGCGTGCCACCGACACGGTGACGCTCGAGCGCGCGAGTTGGACGTTGCCGGAGGCCATCGACGCAGGCGGCATCAGCGTGGTGCCGCTCAAGGCCGGCGAAGCGCTCGGCTGGAAGCTGCGCTGA
- a CDS encoding class II glutamine amidotransferase: protein MCQLLGMNCAAPTDVTFSFTGFAARGGVTDHHADGFGIAFFEDKACRLFIDHQASATSPIAELVKQYPIKSKNTIAHIRKATQGRIVLENCHPFQRELWGRHWIFAHNGDLRDYAPALGGVYLPVGTTDSELAFCAIMQHLRECFPSTHPPLNELFDALAQATREITRHGVFNFLMSNGQALFVHCSTHLYYLVRSWPFSTAHLIDTDVTIDFAQYTTPEDRVAVIATQPLTDNETWTRFAPGDLAMFQAGQLLCSVNVPVPADVAAKAREPLCKATVESVLSTNEDGEFTIESAYNAAAVPS, encoded by the coding sequence ATGTGCCAACTGCTTGGAATGAATTGCGCGGCGCCCACGGACGTAACCTTTTCGTTCACGGGTTTCGCGGCGCGCGGCGGCGTCACTGACCATCATGCCGATGGCTTCGGCATCGCGTTCTTCGAGGACAAAGCCTGCCGGCTGTTCATTGACCACCAGGCGTCGGCGACCTCGCCGATCGCCGAGCTGGTCAAGCAATACCCGATCAAGTCGAAAAACACGATCGCACACATTCGCAAGGCCACGCAGGGTCGCATCGTGCTGGAGAACTGTCATCCGTTCCAGCGCGAGCTATGGGGCCGGCATTGGATCTTTGCGCACAACGGCGATCTGCGCGACTATGCGCCAGCACTCGGCGGCGTGTACCTGCCGGTCGGCACGACGGACAGCGAGCTCGCGTTCTGCGCGATCATGCAGCACCTGCGCGAGTGCTTTCCCAGCACCCACCCACCGCTAAACGAGCTATTCGACGCATTGGCACAGGCCACACGCGAGATCACTCGGCACGGTGTGTTCAACTTTTTGATGTCCAACGGGCAGGCATTGTTCGTCCACTGCTCGACCCATTTGTATTACCTCGTGCGCAGCTGGCCGTTCTCGACCGCGCACTTGATCGACACGGACGTCACGATCGACTTTGCGCAATACACGACGCCAGAGGATCGCGTTGCGGTGATTGCGACGCAGCCGCTCACCGATAATGAAACGTGGACGCGCTTTGCCCCGGGGGATCTGGCGATGTTCCAGGCGGGCCAATTGTTGTGCAGTGTCAACGTGCCGGTGCCTGCCGACGTGGCGGCCAAGGCGCGAGAGCCGCTGTGCAAGGCCACCGTCGAGTCAGTGTTGAGCACCAACGAGGACGGCGAGTTCACCATCGAATCCGCGTACAACGCCGCAGCAGTGCCATCGTAA
- the gltK gene encoding glutamate/aspartate ABC transporter permease GltK, producing the protein MRQFNWSGIPDALPTLWTGAVMTLQVTVLAIVVGIVWGTLLALMRLSGLKPLEWFARGYVTLFRSIPLVMVLLWFFLLVPQLLQRLLDVSPDVDIRLVSAMVAFSLFEAAYYSEIIRAGIQAVPRGQLSAASALGMTYGQGMRLIVLPQALRAMVPLLLTQAIVLFQDTSLVYVISVADFFRTAANVGDRDGTIVEMVLFAGAVYFVICAVASSLVKGLQKKVAR; encoded by the coding sequence ATGCGTCAGTTCAACTGGTCCGGCATCCCGGATGCGCTGCCGACGCTGTGGACTGGCGCGGTGATGACATTGCAGGTCACCGTGCTGGCGATCGTTGTGGGCATCGTGTGGGGCACGCTGCTCGCGCTCATGCGGCTGTCGGGACTCAAGCCACTCGAATGGTTCGCGCGCGGCTATGTGACCCTGTTCCGCTCGATTCCGCTGGTGATGGTGCTGTTGTGGTTCTTCCTGCTGGTGCCCCAGCTGCTACAGCGGTTGCTGGACGTGTCGCCTGATGTCGATATCCGGCTCGTGTCGGCGATGGTCGCGTTCTCGTTGTTCGAGGCCGCGTATTACTCGGAGATCATCCGGGCCGGCATCCAGGCCGTGCCGCGCGGACAGCTCAGCGCTGCCTCCGCGCTCGGCATGACCTACGGCCAGGGCATGCGGCTGATCGTGTTGCCACAGGCGCTGCGCGCGATGGTGCCGCTGTTGCTGACGCAAGCCATCGTGCTGTTTCAGGACACGTCGCTCGTCTATGTGATCAGCGTCGCGGATTTCTTCCGGACCGCGGCAAACGTCGGTGACCGGGACGGCACGATCGTCGAGATGGTACTGTTCGCGGGCGCCGTGTATTTCGTGATTTGCGCGGTGGCGTCAAGCCTCGTCAAGGGTCTTCAGAAAAAGGTCGCAAGATGA
- a CDS encoding Glu/Leu/Phe/Val family dehydrogenase produces the protein MSAQQTVSNDSPMPSKHALPSYLHADSLGPWGSYLQQIDRVAPHLGSLSRWIETLKRPKRILVVDVPIEMDDGTIAHFEGYRVQHNTSRGPGKGGVRYHQDVTLSEVMALSAWMSIKNAAVNVPYGGAKGGIRVDPRKLSRGELERVTRRYTSEIGIIIGPNTDIPAPDVNTNEQVMAWMMDTYSMNVGQTATGVVTGKPISLGGSLGRREATGRGVFTVGCEAARRIGLDIASARVAVQGFGNVGGIAAKLFVEAGAKVVAVQDHTGTLYKPSGIDAHALLEHVAAQGGVAGFAGAEPLGDEDFWGIESDILIPAALEGQINEKNASRIRTKIVVEGANGPTTPLADDILRENNVLVIPDVVANAGGVTVSYFEWVQDFSSFFWTEDEINHRLERVMREAFASVWQVAQENDVSVRTAAYIIACKRILMAREMRGLYP, from the coding sequence ATGTCCGCGCAGCAAACTGTTTCGAACGATTCACCGATGCCTTCCAAGCACGCCTTGCCTTCCTATTTACATGCCGATTCGCTCGGTCCGTGGGGCTCCTACCTGCAGCAAATCGATCGTGTTGCGCCGCACCTGGGCTCGCTTTCACGCTGGATCGAGACGCTCAAGCGTCCCAAGCGCATCCTGGTCGTCGATGTGCCGATCGAGATGGACGACGGTACGATCGCGCATTTTGAAGGCTACCGGGTTCAGCACAACACATCGCGCGGGCCCGGCAAGGGCGGCGTGCGGTATCACCAGGACGTGACGCTGTCCGAGGTGATGGCGCTGTCCGCGTGGATGTCGATCAAGAATGCGGCGGTCAACGTGCCGTATGGCGGCGCGAAGGGCGGTATCCGCGTTGACCCGCGCAAGCTCTCGCGCGGCGAACTCGAGCGAGTCACGCGCCGGTATACGAGCGAAATCGGCATTATCATCGGGCCGAACACCGACATTCCGGCGCCCGACGTCAACACCAATGAGCAGGTGATGGCGTGGATGATGGACACGTACTCGATGAACGTCGGCCAAACGGCGACGGGCGTGGTGACGGGCAAGCCGATCTCGCTGGGTGGATCGCTGGGCCGGCGCGAAGCGACCGGGCGCGGGGTGTTCACCGTCGGTTGCGAGGCAGCACGGCGCATCGGATTGGATATCGCATCGGCGCGCGTCGCGGTGCAGGGATTTGGCAATGTCGGCGGGATCGCCGCGAAGCTGTTCGTCGAGGCGGGCGCGAAAGTGGTCGCGGTCCAGGACCACACCGGCACGCTCTACAAGCCGTCCGGCATCGACGCGCATGCGTTGCTCGAGCATGTTGCGGCGCAAGGCGGCGTAGCCGGCTTCGCCGGCGCAGAGCCGCTCGGCGACGAGGATTTCTGGGGTATCGAGAGCGACATTCTGATTCCCGCTGCGCTCGAAGGCCAGATCAACGAGAAGAACGCATCGCGGATCCGCACGAAGATCGTGGTCGAAGGGGCGAATGGCCCAACTACGCCGCTCGCCGACGATATCCTGCGCGAGAACAACGTGCTGGTGATCCCCGATGTGGTCGCCAACGCTGGCGGCGTCACGGTGTCCTACTTCGAATGGGTGCAGGACTTCTCCAGCTTCTTCTGGACTGAGGACGAGATCAACCATCGGCTGGAGCGCGTGATGCGTGAAGCGTTTGCCAGCGTCTGGCAGGTCGCGCAGGAAAATGACGTGTCCGTGCGCACCGCGGCTTATATCATTGCGTGCAAGCGCATCCTGATGGCGCGCGAGATGCGCGGCCTGTATCCGTGA
- a CDS encoding amino acid ABC transporter ATP-binding protein has protein sequence MISIKNVSKWYGSFQVLTDCSTEVKKGEVVVVCGPSGSGKSTLIKTVNGLEPFQKGEIMINGQSVSDPKTNLSKLRAKVGMVFQHFELFPHLSITENLTLAQIKVLGRSKDEASAKGLKLLDRVGLKAHADKYPGQLSGGQQQRVAIARALSMDPIAMLFDEPTSALDPEMINEVLDVMVELAQEGMTMMCVTHEMGFAKKVAHRVIFMDRGVIVEDDRKEDFFANPKSDRAKDFLAKILH, from the coding sequence ATGATTTCGATCAAGAATGTTTCAAAATGGTATGGGTCCTTCCAGGTGCTGACGGACTGCTCGACCGAGGTCAAGAAAGGCGAGGTGGTAGTCGTGTGCGGCCCGTCGGGCTCGGGCAAGTCGACGTTGATCAAGACGGTCAACGGACTAGAGCCGTTTCAAAAAGGCGAGATCATGATCAATGGGCAATCGGTCAGTGATCCTAAGACAAACTTGTCAAAGCTGCGTGCGAAAGTTGGGATGGTGTTCCAGCATTTCGAGCTGTTTCCGCACCTGTCGATCACCGAGAACCTGACGCTTGCGCAAATCAAGGTACTTGGTCGCTCGAAGGACGAGGCGAGCGCCAAGGGATTGAAGTTGCTCGATCGTGTCGGCCTGAAGGCGCATGCCGACAAGTATCCTGGGCAGTTGTCCGGCGGTCAGCAGCAGCGCGTGGCGATTGCACGCGCTCTGTCGATGGACCCGATCGCGATGCTGTTCGACGAGCCGACCTCGGCGCTCGATCCGGAGATGATCAATGAAGTGCTGGACGTGATGGTCGAGCTAGCGCAGGAAGGCATGACGATGATGTGCGTGACGCACGAAATGGGTTTTGCAAAGAAGGTTGCGCACCGGGTCATCTTCATGGACCGGGGGGTGATCGTTGAGGATGACCGCAAGGAAGACTTCTTTGCGAATCCGAAATCAGATCGCGCGAAGGATTTCCTGGCCAAGATCCTGCATTGA
- a CDS encoding amino acid ABC transporter permease, whose protein sequence is MGYHWNWGIFMTPVSTGEPTTYLGWLISGLWNTVAVSLCAWVIALLVGALMGVLRTVPNKWLCGIGMVYVAVFRNIPLIVQFFIWYFVLPEILPPSIGTWFKQLPPDAQFFSASILCLGLFTAARVCEQVRSGINALPRGQRAAGLALGFTLPQTYRYVMLPVAFRIIVPPLTSEFLNIFKNSAVASTIGLLDLSAQARQLVDYTAQAYESFIAVTLAYVLINLVVMGCMRWVEKKTRLPGYIGGK, encoded by the coding sequence ATGGGTTATCACTGGAATTGGGGCATTTTCATGACCCCGGTTTCGACCGGCGAGCCGACGACCTATCTGGGCTGGCTGATCTCGGGGCTGTGGAATACGGTCGCGGTGTCGTTATGCGCGTGGGTGATCGCGCTGCTCGTCGGCGCGCTGATGGGCGTGTTGCGCACCGTGCCGAACAAATGGCTGTGCGGCATTGGCATGGTCTACGTCGCGGTGTTCCGCAACATCCCGCTGATCGTACAGTTCTTTATCTGGTACTTCGTGCTGCCGGAGATCCTGCCGCCGTCGATCGGCACGTGGTTCAAGCAGTTGCCGCCGGATGCGCAATTCTTCTCGGCATCGATTCTGTGTCTGGGGCTGTTCACGGCGGCCCGAGTCTGCGAGCAGGTGCGCTCGGGCATCAATGCGTTGCCGCGCGGGCAGCGCGCCGCAGGCCTGGCGTTGGGCTTCACGTTGCCGCAGACCTATCGCTATGTGATGCTGCCGGTCGCGTTCCGAATCATCGTGCCGCCGCTGACCTCTGAGTTTCTCAATATTTTTAAGAACTCCGCCGTGGCGTCAACCATCGGTCTGCTGGACCTGTCCGCGCAAGCACGGCAACTGGTTGACTACACTGCGCAGGCGTATGAGTCTTTCATTGCGGTGACGCTCGCTTACGTATTGATCAACCTGGTCGTGATGGGCTGCATGCGCTGGGTCGAGAAAAAGACTCGGCTGCCGGGCTACATTGGAGGCAAATGA